The Chryseobacterium nakagawai genome has a segment encoding these proteins:
- a CDS encoding DUF6493 family protein, whose product MLIDQEFRAIYLNYKIKEIIPFLKKLTPKDKKEVAALLKKHINKEWGHNTISVLAALACSKTKDEYEKMRPGFYSIPVELVDELFETYIPDWIGESHLFLDGFDYLKILEWDQKREVHIQDEILASLLSSSSRTEEILFAYPVTLDSHIWLLFEYECSITSVYLDRSWKDVLKSLIQEKKIDRFRVLRASLSAINFNFSKEHNAWFLELFAHLEPTHKEILELQEELFMIFHSTQHSLFPGVLKIINPVIAEKDFKTEYFLQATASLMTLPTKNIVNALLQVLEKIAKENNKYHEAVGLLLMPVFLNKDKTLQTKGAKIIAKYGDLQSEKIRGELAFYTGSLLSDAQILLQKFLVENKVIEIKEEQNYEAASWHVSQPISPIGSIDDFIFLASQIFNNNETYHFDLFLDALIRFNDDFEDEHFNQLEPAFNTAFKRKDTIEFQHLLATFLINYGLLKQKNKSKILSDAYLGFPILENWNEKRTPFIFKAYHQLLLGIFEFLKENKQLPLLSVPELTPCWVTVNTLVDKLKIYQLQGEKPIPFDLEIALLRVEKQNLKKGEHYAKEQLNEEYFDLLKPIFEKNYFSERYKKEFLDGSFDWKLGYKKIYKWNNTEEVPESLIAIDSNKELPENASFLDHLFNSYHALYQDDLIRILYTVPHFSGSLAARKYNGDLSCSTYQYDIKGNIEFLDSWMKLNLPFQSVHYLILSAGLFHKDKTFSGIAFEVLINRAVSEDFNIVELGIIMGKKINFEWAPVKRFTDGLSGFINLSTSHNQSFEKLLISILSAVEKPVFNLKKLLELYYELLNQNRTKVDETVAEVLKEWENENNLKKIIHQIKTHERKTL is encoded by the coding sequence ATGCTTATTGACCAGGAGTTTAGGGCAATATATTTGAACTATAAAATCAAGGAAATCATTCCTTTTCTAAAGAAGCTTACACCCAAAGATAAAAAAGAAGTTGCTGCCCTTTTAAAGAAGCACATCAATAAAGAATGGGGGCATAATACAATATCTGTGTTGGCTGCTTTGGCATGCAGTAAAACGAAGGATGAATACGAAAAGATGAGACCAGGATTTTATTCCATTCCGGTAGAACTTGTTGATGAACTTTTTGAAACCTATATTCCTGACTGGATTGGAGAAAGTCATTTATTTCTCGATGGATTTGATTACCTGAAAATATTGGAATGGGATCAGAAAAGGGAGGTTCATATCCAGGATGAAATTTTGGCATCTTTGCTTTCTTCATCATCAAGAACTGAAGAAATATTGTTTGCATATCCGGTAACACTGGACTCCCATATCTGGCTTTTGTTTGAATATGAATGCAGTATTACCTCCGTTTATCTTGACAGAAGCTGGAAAGATGTATTGAAAAGTCTTATTCAGGAAAAAAAAATAGACCGTTTCAGAGTACTTAGAGCAAGTCTTTCCGCTATCAATTTCAATTTTTCAAAAGAACATAATGCTTGGTTCCTTGAGCTTTTTGCGCATCTGGAACCTACTCACAAAGAAATTCTGGAATTACAGGAGGAGCTGTTTATGATCTTCCATTCCACACAACATTCTCTGTTTCCGGGAGTCTTAAAAATTATCAATCCGGTAATTGCAGAAAAAGATTTTAAAACAGAATACTTTTTACAGGCTACAGCATCTTTAATGACCCTTCCAACCAAGAATATTGTCAATGCACTGCTTCAGGTTCTGGAAAAAATAGCGAAAGAGAATAATAAATACCATGAAGCAGTAGGTCTGTTACTCATGCCTGTCTTTCTGAATAAAGACAAAACACTTCAAACTAAAGGGGCGAAGATCATTGCCAAATATGGAGATCTGCAATCAGAAAAGATTAGAGGAGAACTGGCATTTTATACTGGATCTCTTCTATCTGATGCTCAAATTTTACTGCAGAAATTTCTTGTAGAAAATAAAGTCATTGAAATTAAAGAAGAACAAAATTACGAAGCTGCTTCATGGCATGTATCACAGCCTATTTCTCCTATAGGGTCCATAGACGATTTTATTTTTCTGGCTTCTCAGATTTTCAATAATAATGAAACGTATCATTTTGATCTGTTTCTAGATGCGTTGATAAGGTTTAATGATGATTTTGAAGATGAACATTTTAATCAACTTGAGCCTGCTTTTAACACAGCATTCAAAAGGAAAGATACGATAGAGTTTCAACATCTGCTGGCTACCTTTCTTATTAATTATGGCCTGTTGAAGCAAAAAAATAAATCAAAAATATTATCAGATGCTTATTTAGGGTTTCCAATACTGGAAAACTGGAATGAAAAAAGAACTCCTTTTATTTTTAAAGCCTATCACCAGCTTTTATTAGGTATTTTTGAATTTTTAAAAGAAAATAAACAACTTCCGTTACTTTCAGTGCCGGAACTTACTCCTTGCTGGGTTACTGTTAACACTCTTGTGGATAAATTAAAAATCTATCAGTTGCAAGGTGAAAAGCCTATTCCTTTTGATCTGGAAATTGCCCTACTCAGAGTAGAAAAGCAGAATCTGAAAAAAGGAGAACATTATGCCAAAGAACAGCTTAATGAAGAATATTTTGATCTTCTTAAGCCGATTTTTGAGAAAAACTATTTTTCAGAACGTTATAAAAAAGAATTTCTTGATGGAAGTTTCGACTGGAAGCTGGGCTATAAAAAAATTTACAAATGGAATAATACAGAAGAAGTTCCAGAATCATTAATCGCTATTGACAGCAACAAAGAATTGCCTGAAAATGCTTCATTTCTTGATCATCTTTTCAATTCTTATCATGCCCTCTATCAGGATGATTTGATTCGAATTTTATATACAGTTCCTCATTTTTCAGGGTCTTTAGCTGCGAGAAAATACAATGGTGATTTATCCTGTTCTACCTATCAGTACGATATAAAAGGAAATATAGAATTTCTGGATTCCTGGATGAAACTGAATCTTCCGTTTCAGTCTGTACATTATTTAATCCTGTCTGCAGGGTTATTTCATAAAGATAAAACATTCTCTGGTATAGCTTTTGAAGTGCTTATTAACAGGGCTGTTTCAGAAGATTTTAATATTGTGGAGCTGGGCATTATAATGGGGAAAAAGATCAATTTTGAATGGGCTCCCGTAAAAAGATTTACAGATGGATTGTCCGGATTTATTAATCTGAGTACCAGTCATAATCAATCCTTTGAAAAACTGCTGATATCCATTCTTTCAGCAGTTGAAAAACCGGTTTTTAATCTTAAAAAGCTGTTAGAGCTTTATTATGAATTACTGAATCAAAACAGAACCAAAGTAGACGAAACAGTTGCTGAAGTTCTTAAAGAATGGGAAAACGAGAATAACCTGAAAAAAATTATACATCAAATTAAAACACATGAAAGAAAGACTTTATGA
- a CDS encoding DUF6493 family protein — MKERLYEILNEEKIHEIVPFLKQLTVEEKQTLVPTIKKMDREINKIVMTKNSYHTAGSVNQHSIIDIASFVCMDQKSFGKNYWSLFRNIEQTEQILEWGCPDWFSDFINDSIDAEFTAFNYQHLLGWTEKGYIHPKPELLGHHLSNYPADLDQHPETLSTHFWYLCEYPSKSLPFQKEWFPLVQKLVTEQKIERKRFLRECLLASNRNFNKNVTGWFMDAFTALKPTEDELIELQDELMAGLASAQSKAVNTILIHLKKMVGSPAFKNEEFAHYLPNLLSLEVKTVVIGSLALTEKIFQHKKIDPEILGLALTSAFVSKDDGIQSKAAKIILKYIPPSKMIKESLSHYSDNILTNVRSLLETYIEEKPQELEAIVSEKIYLTTEENKVKVLESFEDLMFFLPLAIEDPYSHHCDTALSGFACFANDVNEESVKLIEPVFLKACKTIAKWEVPYLNVLLCNLIINYGLNLLEKYPVQLKNLNKIYEKTNNEETARETYSNYQKKLGPITKVGAGSPVMKAFKELAIYTYEKIKAGDSVPLLFAITHAPCWISPVTLVERLEIYQNKNIEPHHLDMQLALQRCALDNTAEALQLAEKRLKGEYKDLLLFFFGKNTEPKGQFEHSAWWMTAGITRSPEAVFKEFSGFGYDTIPKEFFTGVYQWKTIDSKKNSYYPAELNIVIPKYHFEKRKDPLLLEYFIAEPRELSETIGMMWCFPNTLSNALAKVIKSCLFYSGIAEVYERSMVLNTAQALYQIKKPLDEMGYLFLGTIFLDGDKTIRGTAAEIWLEQVSHKMIDNARLGKVIGTHEKLEWAPIKRFTDLIQHQMVNVSKNHNIALEELISSILLQMDKPVTNLKKLLEVYHEVLALNQSEADKKVIEKLSDWKENSSLKKICNHLLKK, encoded by the coding sequence ATGAAAGAAAGACTTTATGAGATCCTTAATGAGGAAAAAATACATGAGATTGTCCCTTTTTTGAAACAGCTTACTGTAGAAGAAAAGCAGACATTAGTACCTACGATTAAAAAAATGGATCGTGAGATCAATAAGATCGTCATGACCAAAAATTCTTACCATACAGCAGGTTCTGTGAATCAGCATTCTATTATTGATATTGCATCATTTGTATGTATGGATCAAAAGAGTTTTGGTAAAAATTACTGGAGTCTTTTCCGTAATATAGAACAGACGGAGCAGATACTGGAATGGGGATGTCCCGACTGGTTTTCTGACTTTATCAACGATTCTATTGATGCGGAGTTTACTGCCTTTAATTATCAGCATCTTTTAGGATGGACAGAAAAAGGCTATATCCATCCAAAACCGGAATTATTGGGACATCATCTGAGTAATTATCCTGCTGATCTGGATCAACATCCTGAAACGCTGAGTACCCATTTCTGGTATCTGTGCGAATATCCATCCAAATCATTACCCTTCCAGAAAGAATGGTTTCCATTAGTACAAAAGCTTGTCACAGAGCAAAAAATTGAAAGAAAAAGATTTTTAAGAGAATGCCTTCTAGCTTCTAACAGAAATTTTAATAAGAATGTGACAGGTTGGTTTATGGATGCTTTTACAGCTTTAAAACCAACAGAAGATGAGCTGATAGAACTTCAGGATGAATTAATGGCTGGGTTAGCATCTGCACAGTCAAAAGCAGTGAATACCATTCTTATCCATCTGAAGAAAATGGTAGGAAGCCCTGCCTTTAAGAATGAAGAATTTGCCCATTACCTTCCTAATTTACTGAGCTTAGAAGTTAAAACCGTAGTGATAGGCAGTCTTGCTTTAACAGAAAAGATCTTTCAACATAAGAAAATTGATCCGGAAATATTAGGACTTGCTTTAACTTCTGCATTTGTAAGCAAAGATGATGGAATACAGTCAAAAGCAGCCAAAATTATCCTGAAATATATTCCGCCATCCAAAATGATAAAGGAATCTCTTTCCCATTATTCAGATAATATACTGACGAATGTACGATCTCTTTTAGAAACTTATATAGAAGAGAAACCGCAGGAATTGGAAGCTATCGTTTCGGAAAAAATATACCTGACTACCGAAGAAAATAAAGTGAAGGTACTTGAAAGCTTTGAAGACCTTATGTTCTTCCTGCCTTTGGCTATTGAAGATCCGTACAGTCATCACTGTGATACTGCTTTGTCAGGATTTGCATGTTTTGCCAATGATGTAAATGAAGAATCTGTGAAACTGATAGAACCTGTATTTCTGAAAGCCTGTAAAACCATTGCAAAATGGGAAGTTCCATATCTGAACGTTCTGCTGTGTAATCTTATTATCAATTACGGATTAAATTTATTGGAAAAGTATCCGGTACAGCTTAAAAACCTGAACAAAATATATGAAAAAACCAATAATGAGGAAACTGCAAGGGAAACCTATTCAAACTATCAAAAAAAATTAGGTCCCATAACGAAAGTGGGAGCAGGAAGCCCTGTGATGAAAGCTTTTAAAGAGCTTGCAATATATACTTATGAAAAAATAAAAGCAGGAGATAGTGTTCCTTTACTTTTTGCCATTACCCATGCTCCTTGCTGGATCTCTCCTGTCACTTTAGTGGAAAGACTGGAAATATATCAGAATAAAAATATTGAGCCTCATCATCTTGATATGCAGTTAGCGCTACAGAGATGTGCTTTGGATAATACGGCAGAAGCTTTGCAGTTGGCTGAAAAAAGATTAAAAGGAGAGTACAAAGATTTATTACTTTTCTTTTTTGGTAAAAATACCGAACCGAAAGGACAATTTGAACATTCTGCATGGTGGATGACAGCAGGAATTACACGCTCTCCGGAAGCTGTTTTCAAAGAATTCAGTGGCTTTGGATATGATACGATTCCAAAGGAATTCTTTACAGGAGTTTATCAATGGAAAACTATTGACAGTAAGAAAAATTCATATTATCCGGCCGAGCTGAATATCGTGATTCCAAAATATCACTTTGAAAAAAGAAAAGATCCATTGCTCCTGGAATATTTTATTGCTGAACCAAGAGAACTTTCAGAAACCATTGGTATGATGTGGTGTTTTCCGAATACTTTGAGTAATGCTTTGGCAAAAGTAATTAAAAGTTGTCTTTTTTATTCTGGTATTGCTGAAGTTTATGAAAGAAGCATGGTCTTGAATACAGCACAGGCTCTTTATCAGATTAAAAAGCCTTTGGATGAGATGGGATATCTGTTTTTGGGAACTATTTTCCTGGATGGGGATAAAACGATCCGTGGAACAGCTGCTGAAATCTGGCTGGAACAGGTCTCCCATAAGATGATAGATAATGCCCGATTAGGAAAAGTGATCGGTACCCATGAGAAACTTGAGTGGGCTCCTATAAAAAGATTTACAGATCTTATCCAACATCAGATGGTGAATGTGAGTAAAAATCATAATATTGCACTGGAAGAATTAATTTCCAGCATCCTGCTTCAGATGGATAAGCCTGTGACCAATCTGAAGAAATTGTTGGAGGTGTATCATGAAGTATTGGCTTTAAATCAGTCGGAAGCCGATAAAAAAGTAATTGAAAAACTTAGCGACTGGAAAGAAAACTCGAGCCTGAAGAAAATCTGCAATCATCTTCTAAAAAAATAA
- a CDS encoding SWIM zinc finger family protein: MEDMLTYNYSRSSSFVKKDALEELFLAQYSEIQKKTDVPCFFWGNVGQPFILARCLITLSNIVKSSFSLSPFQMALLKDPIVTAGNERLRFEGFSHCAGVYARVDVLPDGLDGEFLENGTTNVDFNQPMITALGSIRPNEKVMLSVGEKEVGLYKEEKKIVERKVPLPVKWIKGLGTVQIYLSESEKQHTFNKIQTQQLFRGMPKGVVKSDYYLIVRGNKPMFSPVKSTDTVCIGGLHRLRLLEPLLPYIDCMKVFSHPNMQSTTWQLYMGNIRFSFSLSRESWRGFSGEGAVLNSLAAEVSDEWIDALDKYAYANQSFSATILALEENLGLSKTENLTGRLAAMGLLGYDLDENEFFYRRLPFKLNRILGLNPRMKNAEKLIEDGKVEILNNTKERTEARVEGTGVHHTVILEEDKERCTCEWFSKYQGERGPCKHVLAVKKLVNN, translated from the coding sequence ATGGAAGATATGCTTACTTATAACTATTCAAGGTCATCCTCCTTCGTAAAGAAAGATGCTCTTGAAGAACTGTTTCTTGCCCAATATAGCGAGATCCAGAAAAAGACCGATGTTCCTTGTTTTTTCTGGGGAAATGTAGGTCAGCCTTTTATATTAGCCCGTTGTCTGATTACACTTTCCAATATTGTGAAATCAAGTTTCAGTTTGTCACCATTTCAGATGGCACTTTTGAAAGACCCTATTGTGACTGCCGGAAATGAAAGGCTGCGTTTCGAGGGCTTTTCCCACTGTGCCGGAGTGTATGCCCGTGTAGATGTTCTCCCCGATGGTTTAGATGGAGAGTTTCTGGAAAACGGAACAACCAACGTAGACTTTAATCAACCTATGATAACTGCTTTGGGAAGTATTCGTCCCAACGAAAAAGTGATGCTTTCCGTAGGAGAAAAGGAAGTAGGGCTTTACAAGGAAGAAAAAAAGATCGTAGAAAGAAAGGTTCCTTTACCGGTAAAATGGATCAAAGGTCTCGGAACTGTTCAGATTTATCTTTCTGAATCAGAAAAACAGCATACTTTTAATAAGATTCAGACCCAGCAATTGTTTAGGGGAATGCCAAAAGGTGTGGTGAAATCAGATTATTATCTTATTGTAAGAGGAAATAAACCTATGTTTTCTCCTGTAAAATCTACTGATACTGTTTGTATTGGAGGACTTCACAGGCTTCGTTTATTAGAACCTTTGTTACCCTATATTGATTGTATGAAGGTCTTCTCACATCCCAATATGCAATCTACAACCTGGCAGCTTTATATGGGAAATATAAGATTTAGTTTTTCCTTATCAAGAGAAAGCTGGCGTGGGTTTTCCGGGGAAGGAGCGGTATTGAACAGTTTGGCTGCTGAGGTTTCTGATGAATGGATTGATGCATTAGATAAATATGCCTATGCCAATCAATCGTTCAGTGCAACAATTTTGGCGTTGGAAGAAAATCTTGGCTTGAGTAAAACAGAAAATCTCACAGGAAGATTGGCAGCCATGGGATTGTTAGGATATGACTTGGATGAAAATGAATTTTTTTATCGCAGATTACCTTTTAAACTGAATCGTATTCTAGGACTGAATCCCCGCATGAAAAATGCTGAAAAGTTGATTGAAGATGGAAAAGTGGAGATTTTAAACAACACTAAAGAAAGAACAGAAGCCAGGGTAGAAGGTACAGGAGTACATCATACCGTAATTCTTGAAGAAGATAAAGAACGTTGTACCTGTGAATGGTTTAGCAAATACCAGGGCGAAAGGGGGCCTTGTAAACATGTTCTGGCAGTAAAGAAGCTTGTGAATAACTAA
- a CDS encoding VOC family protein produces the protein MIKGLYETHVQVSDLESAIQFYTEVLGLRLAHRDETRPIAFLWIGEEKEFMLGLWEQKENLQTRHFAFTSTKEDILNYSVKFLENKQLKPYNFLKNGSKEPMVFAWMPALAIYFNDPDGNQLEFISILEGDGKPELGVLSYEEWIEHMQS, from the coding sequence ATGATTAAAGGATTATATGAAACCCATGTTCAGGTAAGTGATTTGGAAAGTGCCATTCAGTTTTATACCGAAGTATTAGGTTTGAGATTAGCTCACAGAGATGAAACAAGACCTATCGCCTTTTTATGGATCGGGGAAGAGAAGGAATTTATGCTTGGATTGTGGGAGCAGAAAGAAAATCTTCAGACAAGACATTTCGCATTTACAAGTACAAAAGAAGATATCTTGAATTATTCTGTAAAGTTCTTAGAAAACAAACAGTTAAAACCTTATAATTTCCTGAAAAATGGAAGTAAAGAGCCTATGGTATTTGCATGGATGCCTGCCCTGGCCATCTATTTTAATGATCCGGACGGTAATCAACTGGAATTTATTTCAATTCTTGAAGGTGATGGGAAGCCTGAATTGGGAGTTCTTTCTTATGAAGAATGGATAGAACATATGCAAAGTTGA
- a CDS encoding TROVE domain-containing protein, producing the protein MKFNFLKKEKIVVTNHEGAKAYVMTPAEELYSAVVTTGLSDITYEKGNDRLERIQSLIQKNDPEFVAKLAVYARKDMHLRSIPLVLATELAKEATGTGLVSRTVEGVVQRADEITEMLAYYQLANERTETKKLNRLSKQVQKGLAKSFNKFDEYQFAKYNRKGAVTLKDALFLVHPKAKDENQQTIFNKIVYDILDTPYTWEVELSVLGQRKFTDEEERKQAFKNKWEELIFSNKLGYMATLRNLRNILEAGVSPEAMSKVCSYLSDERAVGNSKQLPFRFLAAYRELKKVDSPYLSSVWSALEEALVASAQNIKGFGFNTSVVIAADVSGSMQKSVSPKSKILLYDIGLLMSMILQSKCQNVTTGIFGDRWLRVAMPKQGILNNVDAFYKREGEVGYSTNGYLVIEDLIKRKEIVDKVMLFTDTQMWDSSGRGDSFEDTWNKYKTIAPEAKLYMFDLAGYGRPPIDVKRNDVYLIAGWSDKIFDVLNALEDQKSAIEMIEKVVL; encoded by the coding sequence ATGAAATTTAACTTTCTAAAAAAAGAAAAAATAGTGGTAACCAACCACGAAGGTGCAAAAGCTTATGTGATGACGCCTGCAGAAGAATTGTATAGTGCTGTGGTTACAACAGGACTGTCAGATATTACCTATGAAAAAGGAAATGACAGACTAGAGAGAATACAATCTCTGATTCAGAAAAACGATCCTGAATTTGTAGCGAAACTGGCTGTTTATGCAAGAAAAGATATGCATTTGCGTTCCATTCCTTTGGTTTTGGCTACAGAATTGGCGAAGGAGGCTACCGGTACCGGTCTGGTGAGCAGAACCGTAGAGGGTGTTGTTCAGAGAGCTGATGAGATCACGGAAATGTTAGCGTATTATCAGCTTGCTAATGAAAGAACGGAAACCAAGAAATTGAACAGGTTATCCAAACAGGTTCAGAAAGGTCTGGCGAAATCCTTCAATAAATTTGATGAATATCAATTCGCCAAATACAATAGAAAAGGAGCCGTAACCTTGAAAGATGCCCTCTTTCTGGTTCACCCAAAAGCAAAAGATGAGAACCAGCAGACCATTTTCAACAAGATTGTATATGACATTCTGGATACTCCTTATACGTGGGAAGTTGAACTTTCAGTATTGGGACAGAGAAAATTTACAGATGAGGAAGAAAGAAAACAGGCTTTCAAAAATAAATGGGAAGAACTGATCTTCAGTAATAAACTGGGATATATGGCCACCTTACGAAACCTGAGAAATATCCTTGAAGCCGGAGTATCTCCTGAAGCCATGAGTAAAGTGTGTAGTTATCTGTCAGATGAAAGAGCAGTGGGCAACTCAAAACAATTGCCTTTCCGTTTCCTGGCAGCATACAGAGAATTGAAAAAGGTAGATTCTCCTTATCTGTCTTCTGTTTGGAGTGCACTGGAAGAAGCTTTAGTGGCAAGTGCCCAAAATATCAAAGGTTTCGGTTTCAATACCTCGGTAGTGATTGCAGCGGATGTTTCTGGTTCTATGCAGAAATCAGTTTCTCCTAAGAGTAAAATTTTACTGTATGATATCGGTTTATTGATGTCTATGATTTTGCAGTCGAAGTGTCAAAATGTGACTACAGGAATCTTCGGTGATCGATGGCTGCGCGTTGCGATGCCAAAACAAGGTATTCTTAACAATGTAGATGCCTTCTACAAACGAGAAGGTGAAGTAGGATATTCAACGAATGGTTATCTGGTTATCGAAGATCTGATCAAAAGAAAAGAAATCGTGGATAAAGTAATGCTGTTCACTGATACTCAAATGTGGGATAGCAGTGGAAGAGGAGACTCTTTTGAAGATACATGGAACAAGTATAAGACGATAGCTCCTGAGGCTAAACTTTATATGTTTGATTTGGCAGGATATGGAAGACCACCCATTGATGTCAAAAGAAATGATGTATATCTTATTGCAGGCTGGTCAGACAAGATTTTCGATGTATTGAACGCCTTGGAAGATCAAAAATCTGCTATTGAAATGATTGAAAAAGTAGTGTTGTAA
- a CDS encoding helix-turn-helix domain-containing protein — translation MLKMEYPEKLKDPKIKELLGKLDTSEDVLKFNDRLFKPSRESQKNNQKLKTYDKKTMLKLLEYQKKHGHSTSYMSKKYKISRTTLSKWKLMFEEEVDHAMKKANK, via the coding sequence ATGCTTAAGATGGAATATCCTGAAAAGCTAAAGGATCCCAAAATAAAAGAGCTTCTCGGAAAACTGGATACGAGTGAAGATGTATTGAAGTTCAATGACAGGCTTTTCAAACCTTCCAGGGAAAGTCAGAAAAACAATCAGAAGCTTAAGACTTATGACAAAAAAACAATGCTTAAACTTCTTGAATATCAAAAGAAGCACGGGCATTCTACCAGTTATATGTCTAAAAAATATAAGATCAGCAGAACAACTCTTTCAAAATGGAAACTGATGTTTGAAGAAGAGGTGGATCATGCCATGAAAAAAGCCAATAAATAA
- a CDS encoding transposase → MLYKEIHIGKFIKERVDENEITMERICKFLDRDEDAIERMYNNKSIDTDLLLRWSKLLEYDFFRLYSSHLILYAPPAAANKNQQKSDKIPYFRKNIYTQEIKEFIMKRILSGDMTQSEVIKEYSIPKSTLHRWLQKSDING, encoded by the coding sequence ATGTTATATAAAGAGATCCATATTGGAAAGTTTATTAAGGAGAGGGTTGATGAAAATGAAATAACAATGGAGAGGATATGTAAATTCCTGGACAGAGATGAAGATGCCATAGAACGAATGTACAACAACAAATCAATAGACACGGATCTTCTTCTGAGATGGAGTAAATTATTGGAATATGATTTTTTCAGACTTTACAGTTCGCACTTAATTTTATATGCTCCTCCGGCAGCTGCCAATAAAAATCAACAAAAATCTGACAAGATTCCTTATTTCAGAAAAAATATTTATACTCAGGAAATTAAGGAATTCATTATGAAAAGAATTCTTTCAGGAGATATGACCCAGAGCGAGGTGATTAAGGAGTATTCTATTCCAAAAAGTACACTTCACAGATGGCTTCAGAAAAGTGATATTAATGGATAA
- a CDS encoding SulP family inorganic anion transporter: protein MKNTISLFDFSKKINYKNELLAGFTVAMTMIPESLSFAILAGLSPLTGLYAACLMGIVTAVLGGRPGMVSGGAGATIVVLIALIKSHGIEYLFATVALAGILQMLVGVFKLGKFVRLIPQPVMYGFLNGLAIIIFMAQIEQFKITDTNGVVNWLQGTPLYIMGGLTALTIAVVYFFPKITKAVPASLVGIIVVFAIVLGFNIPTKTVADIAHISGSLPSFHIPQIPFSLETLQIIFPYALIMAGVGLIESLLTLSMVDEITNSKGNANKESVAQGLANITNGFFGGMGGCAMVAQTLVNLNAGSRARLSGIIASIMILLIILFGAPIIEKIPMAALVGVMMMVAISTFQWVSIRIVNKMPKSDILVGITVALITVLLHNLALAVLVGVIISALVFAWDNAKRIRARKYTDENGVRHYEIFGPLFFGSATAFADKFDPINDPNEVVVDFKESRIVDMSAIDAVDKLSKRYKQQGKTVFLRHLSEDCRKMLKNAEAVVEVNIQEDPTYKVMPEK, encoded by the coding sequence ATGAAAAATACTATCAGTTTATTCGATTTTTCGAAAAAAATAAATTATAAAAATGAGTTACTGGCAGGCTTTACCGTAGCCATGACCATGATTCCCGAATCGCTTTCATTTGCTATTCTCGCGGGGCTTTCACCACTTACAGGATTGTATGCAGCATGCCTTATGGGAATTGTAACAGCTGTTTTAGGTGGCCGTCCAGGAATGGTTTCAGGAGGAGCAGGAGCTACGATTGTTGTTCTGATTGCACTTATAAAATCTCACGGAATAGAATATCTTTTCGCTACAGTAGCTCTTGCCGGAATTCTTCAGATGCTTGTTGGAGTATTTAAACTGGGGAAATTTGTCAGGCTTATTCCACAACCCGTTATGTATGGATTTCTGAACGGGCTGGCCATTATTATTTTTATGGCCCAGATTGAACAGTTTAAAATTACAGATACCAATGGAGTGGTAAACTGGCTTCAGGGAACACCTTTATACATCATGGGAGGTTTAACGGCACTCACCATCGCCGTTGTCTATTTCTTTCCTAAGATTACAAAAGCTGTTCCTGCATCGTTGGTAGGCATTATTGTTGTATTTGCTATAGTTCTTGGATTCAATATCCCAACGAAAACAGTAGCAGATATTGCCCATATCAGCGGAAGCCTTCCAAGTTTCCATATTCCACAAATTCCATTTTCTCTGGAAACGTTACAGATTATTTTTCCTTATGCATTAATTATGGCTGGGGTTGGTCTTATTGAATCATTGCTGACTTTATCTATGGTGGATGAGATTACCAATTCCAAAGGAAATGCCAATAAAGAATCGGTAGCGCAGGGATTAGCTAATATTACCAACGGATTTTTCGGTGGAATGGGTGGCTGTGCTATGGTTGCCCAGACATTAGTGAATCTTAACGCAGGATCCAGAGCACGACTGTCAGGAATTATTGCTTCCATCATGATCTTATTGATTATTCTATTTGGAGCGCCTATCATTGAAAAAATTCCAATGGCAGCATTAGTAGGTGTAATGATGATGGTGGCGATCAGTACTTTTCAATGGGTTTCTATACGGATTGTCAATAAAATGCCGAAGTCAGATATATTGGTAGGAATTACAGTGGCTTTAATTACTGTACTACTGCATAATCTTGCATTGGCAGTTTTAGTAGGAGTGATTATTTCTGCCCTGGTTTTTGCCTGGGACAATGCCAAAAGAATCCGTGCCAGAAAATATACGGATGAAAATGGCGTCAGGCATTATGAAATATTTGGACCGTTGTTTTTTGGTTCAGCGACTGCATTTGCAGACAAGTTCGATCCAATCAATGATCCCAATGAAGTAGTAGTAGACTTTAAAGAAAGCCGTATTGTAGATATGAGTGCAATAGATGCTGTAGATAAATTATCAAAACGATACAAGCAACAAGGGAAAACAGTATTCCTTCGTCACCTTAGTGAAGACTGTCGCAAAATGCTGAAAAATGCTGAAGCTGTAGTAGAAGTTAATATTCAGGAAGATCCTACATATAAGGTAATGCCGGAAAAGTAA